A genomic segment from Pseudomonas mendocina encodes:
- a CDS encoding outer membrane protein transport protein has product MTHLAKLQALLLVGLGAACVLPAQAQLANNLTIGNPKAMAMGNAVTADITGIDAVHYNPAALSKLKGRQTTVKLLSGVMDIRAKFEAREGYGFMGYDDDPVKNSSSRTLTPTMYLPGVGGMTELPVLVAPLAGLSINPPGSKFTFATNVYAPMALGYSRDSDDDPGRFQGRQVSLQRITYFSPSLAYQVNDELSLGLSIGFSHQAVALNQNFRNPGMLTGLTRILNEALCLPGMDDIIGSLINVCGGKIGPFDSLANMDLDLQQSLSPSYNLGILWEPTDWFAWGATYQSESRMNLKGKYRVDYTEDWAGFWQGFQEALAGKILSPLFPYGADEESGNASLKLTYPDAFSTGIKVRPFDKWQFNLDLRWVGYSDWNNFEIEFDRELDLLRIAKTFGGGNATDRSIILDRGYRDTWNWGVGVQYDVNDRLALRAGYEYRPSAIPKNKADVLAPVGDADLYGLGLGYRWDKDTTIDVGFNYFVSKQSIPAGSSCNVSCEGLDNLVYNPYAGLNIETTVKAYIFAMTYTSRF; this is encoded by the coding sequence ATGACTCATCTTGCCAAGCTGCAGGCTCTGCTGCTGGTGGGGCTCGGCGCGGCCTGCGTCCTGCCTGCCCAGGCGCAACTGGCCAACAACCTGACCATCGGCAACCCCAAGGCCATGGCCATGGGTAACGCCGTCACCGCCGATATCACCGGTATCGATGCCGTGCACTACAACCCGGCGGCACTGAGCAAGCTCAAGGGGCGACAGACTACGGTCAAGCTGCTCAGCGGCGTGATGGATATCCGTGCCAAATTCGAAGCCAGAGAAGGGTACGGCTTCATGGGTTACGACGACGATCCCGTCAAAAACTCCAGTAGTCGCACTTTAACTCCGACCATGTACTTGCCGGGTGTCGGCGGCATGACCGAGTTGCCGGTGCTGGTGGCGCCGCTGGCCGGTTTGTCGATCAACCCGCCTGGCTCCAAGTTCACTTTCGCCACCAACGTCTATGCGCCGATGGCGCTGGGCTACTCCCGCGACTCCGACGACGATCCAGGTCGCTTCCAGGGGCGTCAGGTGTCCTTGCAGCGCATCACCTATTTCTCTCCATCGTTGGCCTACCAAGTCAATGATGAGTTGTCGCTGGGCTTGTCCATCGGCTTTTCCCATCAGGCCGTGGCGCTCAACCAGAACTTTCGCAACCCCGGCATGCTCACCGGTCTGACCCGTATCCTCAACGAGGCGCTTTGTCTGCCGGGGATGGATGACATTATTGGATCGTTGATTAATGTCTGTGGTGGCAAGATCGGCCCTTTCGATTCGCTGGCCAATATGGATCTGGATTTGCAGCAGAGTCTGTCGCCGAGCTACAACCTGGGCATCCTCTGGGAGCCGACCGACTGGTTCGCCTGGGGCGCGACTTACCAGAGTGAGTCGCGCATGAATCTCAAGGGCAAGTACCGCGTCGACTATACCGAGGACTGGGCCGGCTTCTGGCAAGGCTTTCAGGAGGCTCTCGCCGGAAAAATTCTCAGTCCCCTGTTCCCCTATGGGGCCGACGAAGAGAGCGGTAATGCCTCGCTCAAGCTGACCTATCCAGATGCTTTCAGCACCGGTATCAAGGTACGTCCGTTCGACAAGTGGCAGTTCAACCTGGACCTGCGCTGGGTCGGCTATAGCGACTGGAACAATTTCGAGATCGAGTTCGATCGCGAGCTAGATCTGTTACGTATCGCCAAGACCTTCGGCGGTGGCAACGCCACCGATCGCAGCATCATTCTCGATCGCGGCTATCGCGACACCTGGAACTGGGGTGTCGGCGTGCAGTACGACGTCAATGATCGCCTGGCCCTGCGTGCCGGCTACGAGTACCGCCCCTCGGCCATTCCCAAGAACAAGGCCGACGTGCTCGCTCCCGTCGGTGATGCCGATCTCTATGGTCTTGGCCTGGGTTATCGTTGGGACAAGGACACCACCATCGATGTCGGCTTCAACTATTTCGTTTCCAAGCAAAGCATTCCTGCCGGCAGTAGCTGCAACGTCAGCTGCGAAGGGCTGGACAACTTGGTCTACAACCCCTATGCCGGGCTCAATATCGAAACCACGGTCAAGGCCTATATCTTTGCCATGACCTACACCTCGAGGTTCTGA
- a CDS encoding transporter, which produces MGVWGYAWLAMLTLVAAQPLMAAETTVDDARDALTKKEDDADSAKALEEVFQAAEKSYTLLKKGERTLTYGFDYSLLRDTQIQTVRTGENIYSVIGQSEAQHTFTNSFTFDYGVWDNLTFSMRVPFLAKYDTERDLSTYSLGDISASFRWQPWSSVRGRPVTTLFATLGLPTGDSPYDVNLDNGLATGSGYYSLGVGANLSYVIDPVVLFGSLGYTYNLPIRDADQVRGGRLLEEVDPGSSLSLSMGFAYALSYDVSLATSFQMAHNLAPKFKFSDATFEGNEQTSAVMNFSLGLRTAPNTIVNVNAGFGMTEDSPDVLLGISMPLDIKGLKAE; this is translated from the coding sequence ATGGGAGTTTGGGGGTATGCATGGCTGGCCATGCTGACGCTGGTCGCGGCGCAGCCGTTGATGGCTGCAGAGACCACGGTCGACGACGCACGCGATGCGCTGACCAAGAAGGAGGACGACGCCGACAGCGCCAAGGCGCTGGAGGAGGTCTTCCAGGCTGCGGAGAAGAGCTACACCCTGCTCAAGAAGGGCGAGCGGACGCTGACCTACGGCTTCGACTACTCGTTGTTGCGTGATACGCAGATCCAGACTGTGCGTACCGGGGAGAACATCTACAGTGTAATCGGCCAGAGCGAGGCGCAGCATACCTTCACCAATTCCTTCACCTTCGATTACGGGGTGTGGGACAACCTCACCTTCAGCATGCGCGTGCCGTTTCTGGCCAAGTACGATACAGAGCGTGACCTCAGTACCTACAGCCTCGGCGATATCTCCGCCAGCTTTCGCTGGCAGCCCTGGTCGTCGGTGCGCGGTCGGCCGGTTACCACGCTCTTCGCGACTCTGGGTCTGCCGACCGGCGACAGTCCCTATGACGTCAACCTGGACAATGGCCTGGCCACGGGCAGTGGCTACTACAGCCTGGGCGTCGGCGCGAATCTCTCTTACGTGATCGATCCGGTGGTGCTGTTCGGCTCCCTTGGCTACACCTACAACCTGCCGATTCGCGACGCCGATCAGGTGCGTGGCGGACGCTTGCTGGAGGAAGTTGATCCGGGCTCCAGCCTGTCGCTGAGCATGGGCTTCGCTTACGCGCTGTCTTACGACGTGTCGCTAGCCACCTCCTTCCAGATGGCCCACAACCTGGCACCCAAGTTCAAGTTCAGCGACGCCACCTTCGAGGGCAACGAACAGACCAGTGCAGTGATGAATTTCTCGCTGGGTCTGCGTACGGCGCCCAATACTATCGTCAACGTCAATGCCGGTTTCGGCATGACCGAAGATTCGCCCGATGTCCTGCTCGGTATCTCCATGCCCCTGGATATCAAGGGTCTCAAGGCCGAGTAA
- a CDS encoding C39 family peptidase, translating into MIEILVGSLIGLYGFTEAVDIKPQPTGTVNITQPLVPNGPLRESVVLEPMSQLQFRNVIRQAYDYSCGSAALTTLLDYFLGRNLEERQVMEGLLHFGEAEKIVERRGFSLLDMKRFVTALGYKSGGFRAGFDDLAQLEHPAIVPIEYAGFKHFVVVRDVYNEHVFVADPALGNISFTRVRFEEIWDQNVLFVIFPSGNEPPNAMELTDRDLRIIDDRTISMLAFREFPQMAKFTTNQADQLGSGGDIQYIRRK; encoded by the coding sequence ATGATCGAAATTCTCGTGGGCAGCCTGATCGGTTTGTACGGTTTTACCGAGGCTGTCGACATCAAACCGCAGCCTACCGGCACGGTGAACATTACCCAGCCGCTGGTGCCCAACGGCCCCTTGCGTGAGTCGGTGGTGCTCGAGCCGATGAGTCAGTTGCAATTTCGCAACGTGATCCGCCAGGCCTATGACTACAGCTGCGGTTCTGCAGCATTGACCACGCTGCTGGACTACTTCCTCGGGCGCAATCTGGAAGAGCGCCAGGTGATGGAAGGGCTGCTGCATTTCGGTGAGGCCGAGAAGATCGTCGAGCGTCGTGGTTTCTCCCTGCTCGACATGAAGCGCTTCGTCACCGCCCTGGGCTACAAGAGCGGTGGCTTTCGCGCCGGTTTCGATGATCTGGCGCAGCTGGAACATCCAGCCATCGTGCCCATCGAGTACGCCGGCTTCAAACATTTCGTGGTGGTGCGTGACGTCTACAACGAACACGTGTTCGTCGCCGACCCGGCACTGGGCAACATCAGTTTCACCCGCGTGCGCTTCGAGGAAATCTGGGACCAGAACGTATTGTTCGTGATCTTTCCCAGCGGCAACGAGCCGCCCAATGCCATGGAGTTGACCGATCGCGACCTGCGCATCATCGACGACCGCACCATCAGCATGCTGGCTTTCCGCGAGTTTCCGCAGATGGCCAAGTTCACCACGAATCAGGCCGACCAACTGGGGTCGGGAGGCGACATCCAATACATTCGCCGCAAGTGA
- a CDS encoding DUF6160 family protein, with protein sequence MMTLKKIALAAAVMAVPFMAQADLKALDDTDLAGVTGQAGISIAGNFDATIGSIVYTDTETGVSDGSNSLSLNTVSLSGFNIDESNPLTIDVKDNKLEIGLPGINGGVSVSSVKIGNNSIGGVAINGLDMAGSTVKIWGH encoded by the coding sequence ATGATGACCCTGAAGAAAATCGCTCTTGCCGCCGCCGTCATGGCTGTCCCGTTCATGGCCCAGGCCGACCTCAAAGCGCTGGATGACACCGATCTGGCCGGCGTCACCGGTCAGGCTGGTATCAGCATCGCCGGTAACTTCGATGCCACCATCGGCTCGATCGTCTACACCGATACCGAGACCGGTGTCAGCGATGGCAGCAACAGCCTGAGCCTGAATACCGTCAGCCTGTCGGGTTTCAACATCGACGAGTCCAACCCGCTGACCATCGACGTCAAGGACAACAAGCTGGAAATCGGCCTGCCGGGCATCAACGGTGGTGTTTCGGTCAGCTCGGTGAAAATCGGCAACAACAGCATTGGTGGTGTGGCCATCAATGGCCTGGACATGGCCGGCTCCACCGTCAAGATCTGGGGTCATTGA